In one Andrena cerasifolii isolate SP2316 chromosome 2, iyAndCera1_principal, whole genome shotgun sequence genomic region, the following are encoded:
- the LOC143366449 gene encoding uncharacterized protein LOC143366449, which produces MPIAGGILVAGTAAHCLSSAAGMLRFLARLSGRRRHVRRSSGPGGGARAVEGTEEAAGVGGPAEPGAVGRGAGGCEAVAASPIGELVSSPVADGEVCCSDSSTTNYHHRPHHLRLVRRCHGHRPAQQQQQQPHHRRRCHQRRDGSEGASEQRVVDGEADDEASCKAQPAVAPHRDMHQLHHIHHHHYHHHRHLRHLHQRLRDDRPPCDRDDDAAVDRLSPNDAHHADATTAAVHDHNPATVTAMTRGCRIPPYLATLLILSYTLFGIADACSSRSTPKPRPPTPTPRPNITFHMYTCPPDYAEWYCLNGATCFTVKIVDSLLYNCLCANGYIGQRCEFKDLDGSYLPSRQRVMLETASIAGGATIAVFLVVIICIAAYIHCKRKQKELRSSNCVDTVDGPGRDLELRPFSNRSRSLMIFMSKNPNSSATIEQTRMPGWSCPETESMRMASISEGKHSNQ; this is translated from the exons GGAGGCGGCGGCACGTGCGCCGTAGCTCCGGGCCAGGTGGTGGAGCTCGTGCCGTTGAAGGAACAGAGGAGGCAGCGGGGGTGGGAGGCCCAGCCGAGCCTGGTGCCGTTGGAAGGGGAGCAGGAGGATGCGAGGCTGTCGCGGCCAGCCCGATCGGGGAGCTTGTCAGTTCACCGGTGGCGGATGGCGAGGTCTGCTGCAGCGACAGCAGTACCACCAACTACCACCACCGTCCTCACCACCTACGACTCGTCCGCCGTTGCCACGGCCATCGGCCcgcgcagcaacagcaacagcagccgcACCACCGACGTAGGTGTCACCAGCGAAGGGACGGCTCAGAAGGGGCCAGCGAGCAGCGCGTCGTCGACGGGGAGGCCGACGATGAGGCTTCGTGCAAGGCCCAGCCCGCCGTCGCTCCTCACCGGGACATGCACCAGCTCCACCATATCCATcaccaccactaccaccaccaccgGCATCTCCGCCACCTTCACCAGAGACTGCGGGACGACAGGCCGCCCTGCGACCGGGACGACGACGCCGCCGTGGATCGCCTGTCCCCAAACGACGCCCACCACGCGGATGCTACCACCGCCGCCGTCCACGATCACAACCCTGCCACCGTCACTGCCATGACGAGAGGATGCAGGATCCCGCCCTACCTCGCCACTCTGCTCATACTCTCCTACACGCTGTTCGGCATAGCAG ACGCCTGTTCATCGCGGTCGACGCCGAAGCCGCGGCCACCGACGCCGACGCCTCGACCGAATATCACATTCCACATGTACACGTGTCCACCGGATTATGCGGAATGGTACTGTCTGAACGGTGCCACATGTTTCACCGTCAAAATCGTCGATTCCCTCCTCTACAATTGTTT ATGCGCCAACGGATATATCGGGCAGAGATGCGAGTTCAAGGATTTAGATGGTTCCTATTTGC CTTCCCGGCAGCGTGTAATGTTGGAGACAGCAAGCATCGCCGGCGGTGCCACGATAGCAGTATTCTTGGTCGTTATCATTTGCATAGCGGCTTACATCCACTGTAAGCGAAAGCAGAAGGAATTGCGGTCGAG CAACTGCGTCGACACGGTGGATGGTCCTGGCCGAGATCTGGAGCTGAGGCCGTTTAGCAACCGCAGCCGCTCCCTCATGATCTTCATGAGCAAGAATCCAAATAGCTCG GCGACGATAGAGCAGACGAGGATGCCAGGATGGAGCTGCCCGGAAACGGAGTCCATGAGGATGGCGTCCATCAGCGAGGGCAAGCATTCGAACCAATGA